Part of the Rhodothermus bifroesti genome, CGGTGCCTAAGGCGCGTTTAGATCGGTTGGTGCCTGGTGCCACGCACCAAGGCGTTGTAGCGCTGATCGCACCAGTGGCTTACTGGGATTTGGAAGACCTGCTCGCTACAGTAGCCCCAAGCCCAGAGCTGGTTACTGCACACCGTCCCCTGTTGCTCGCCTTGGATCAGATTGAAGACCCACATAACTATGGCGCCATTTTGCGGACGGCTGTCGCTGCCGGGGTATCCGGCGTGATTGTGCCCCGCCACCACATGGCTCCCCTAAGTGCTGTGGCCGTAAAAGCCAGCGCTGGTGCAGCCCTACGCCTGCCAATTGCTCGGGTCACGAACCTGGCCGAAGCGCTTGAATCCTTAAAATCTTACGGTTTCTGGATTGCCGGTGCTAGCCCACAAGGACAGATAACCCTTTGGGAAATGGACTGGCACCGACCGCTCGTTTTGGTGCTGGGCAACGAAGGGCGCGGTTTACGCCCTCGCGTTGCCCAGACCTGCGATGTGCTGGTTTCGATCCCGCTACGCGGCCCCGTAGCCTCACTGAACGTATCGGTCGCCGCTGGCATTTTGCTTTTTGCGGCGATTCGGGAGCGCCCTTAGTGCTGTCCGTTCCCGCGATAGACAATCTTGCGGATGGTGTCGAACTGCAGGTAAGGGTACTCCTCCTGAATCCGTTCGATAGCATCGTAGGCCGGTATGTTCTGCGCGCGAAGCTGGCGAAAGCGCTGCCGGATGCAATAATCGCGAACGCCTTTCTCATCCAGCAGATCGTGTTCGACCAGCATCTGATACACCTCGTCGCTGATCAGATCGGCAAGCGGGTTGTGGTGTTTTACAAGGGCTTCCATAGGTCCGGCTGCTGGTGAAGGTGAACAAAAAGAGCATGGCTGCGCGACAGCTAAAGTGTAAACAAACCCGGAAGCATTTTCATGCAGAACGAGGTGAACGGTCAGTAAAGGTGAATAAGCCGCAAAGAGCGCCAAGTGAGCCGTTGTTCAGTGCGTATTGGAAGGGCTTTGGGTGGATTTTGAAAACGCTTCTAGTTCAACCATTGCCCGCCACCCTGTGCCTTGAAGCAATAAACAACCAAAACCGATTACGGTGTAAATCACCATCTGTGCACCATGTGCTAGTACGGCGTAAGTAACTGCTGGTCCTTGAGGCACTCCAAAGACGTGTACCAAGGTTTGTACGGTGATGTAATGATAGGAGCCCAGTCCACCAGGCACAGGCAAGGCAACGCCTACAGCACCCAACACAACCAGCACCCAGGCATCCCAAAGCGTCAGCTGGTAAGGTCCGGCAAGATGCAGCATTATTAGCGGCAGATAGGCCATCGGGATATAGCATATCCACATGGCTAAGGTGCTTAGCAGTAAGGCAGCTGGGCGACCTGTGCGGTTGAGTGTTAGCAGGCCCTGAGTAAAGGCCTCTAAGAAGATTTTTATTCGCCCTACCCAACGCTTTTCGCGGTGTTGCTGCCATAAGTATCTCAAAATGAGGAAACATAACCCCAGGCCTATGGCAAGCAGTACCGCGAGGTGCCACTGGCTAAAGACTGGTGCAATAAACAGCCGATAGACAATGCCCCATCGTTCTAGCAAGAGGATCCCAACGCTAAAAAGCGCCACAAGTAAGGTGGCAATGTCTAAAAGTCGTTCTCCTGCCACGGTGCCTAGCGTGCTACTTAAGCGCATGCCGCTACGTTGGCGCAAGACGGCCGCACGTGCCAGTTCGCCCAGCCTAGGGGCAGCATAGTTGACCATATAGCCAATCATGAGTGCGGCAAAGGCTTCCCCCAGGCGGATGCTTGAAGGATGCTTGGAGTCCGAAAGAGCATTCAGCAGCAAACGCCATCGCCAGGCTCTTAAAACAAGCGTCAGCACCATGAGCCCCACCAGGGGCAACAGCAAACCGTACTGGGCAGTTTTGAGCTCATTCCAAATCTGCGCTAAAGCTACACCACGAAGGGCCAGATAGAGCAAAATGCCAGCAAGGGCAAAGCTCCCTAACCGAAAAAGCCAGGCACGATAGGCAGTACTTAGGCGCGACATACTTACTCTCGCAAATCTACAATCTCAACGCCTGAAGGAGGGTGAAACGTGAACGCGTCATTAGGCACGACTGGGTTAAAGCGAATGTCGGTTAGCATAAACGTTAGATGGGTCTCGTTCACGTCGCGCACTTCCAGCCGCGTTATGGCTAGGTCTCGGTCTCGTACCCATAGGGTTACTTCTTGCACCGCTGCATCGCGCTGGCGAGGTCGTAAACGCAGCCGGTAATGCCGCTCGCCCTGGTAACGCACCGTCTCTCCTCCTTCAACATTGTAGCGCTCTGGGTAACGCACAAGAAATTCGTGCAGCGAGAAAGCAGTTTCGTCAACTACGTAGCGGTTCATCACCACCTGGCGGGTTTCCGGTAGGTAAACCCAGGTGGTCTGGCCATCGGTAACCAAAAGCTGGCGGGGCGTTTCAATGCGGTAACGGTCGCCTGAGAGCAACAATGTGCCTTTTAGCGTATCGCCGCCGTTGGCATAGGGAGTTTGCGTAATTTGAATAAAGGAAGCCTGCAGGGCTTTGAGTTGCGCGTAGCGCTCCCGTAAGCGCTCCATCACCTGCCGGGCAGGCGACTGTGCTTGAAGCGGAAGGGTGTAAAGCAGAACCAACCCAAACAAGACCCATAGGCCTCGGTTATGCCTGTAGCGGAAACTGTTGTAGCGAAACATAGCGAGCTCCTTGAGGATGCAAGTGGCTTTCAAAAAGCGTAAAATGGGCCACGCTAAACGGCTCGAGGGAGAAGTTCTGGTAGCGCTCAAGGAACAGGCGTACCCTTGTAGGCGCGACCTGTTTCAGCCGGGCGAGGGTAATGTGCGGGTGAAAGGGCTTAGGCTCGGGCGCAAACCCTAAGTCCACAACGCGCCGCTCAATCTCTGCCTGTAAGGTGCGCAGTGGCGCTGCAGGGTCTACCGCTGCTGCGAGCACGCGGGGACGCGTGGGTGAGGGAAAGACCACAAGACCGCGAATATGAAGCCAAAAAGCCGGAAGTCTAATGTCCGCTAGCGTGTGCTCTAGGGCAGGCAACACTTTTTCTTCGACCTGGCCCAAGAAACGGAGTGTCAGGTGAAATTGTTCAGGAGTAGCCCAACGGGCTTTCCAGGAAGGATCCCGGAGGGTATAAAGACGGTGCCGATGCGCTTCAGGCACTTCTAAGGCAATGAATAAGCGCAACGAACCCATGCTACGGATAGAAAAAGTTGTTTCTGGTGGACAGACCGGTGTCGATCGCGCAGCGCTCGACGCAGCACGCTCGGCTGGAGTTCCAGTAGGCGGTTGGTGTCCTAAAGGACGTTGGGCCGAAGATGGTGTGATTCCACCACACTATCCGCTTCAGGAAACGCCTTTGCCTGACCCTTCACAGCGCACAGCCTGGAACGTACGGGATAGCGAGGCCACGCTCATTTTACACCCTGGAGGGCCGCTGCGGGGCGGGACAGCCCAAACCGAACGCGAAGCCCGTCAACAGGGTAAGCCTGTGCTGGTGCTTGCGTTGGATCGCCCTGTAGAGCAATTGGTGTCGGACATCCGTCAATGGCTTGAAGCCCATCGCGTTCGCGTACTTAACGTGGCTGGCCCTCGCGAAAGCCAGGCCCCTGGCATTTACCAACGTGCCTATGAGGTGTTGACTGCCCTGTTTCATTCTTGATTTAGGGTGTCAGGGTGAGGCCGATGGCGATGCAGATCTTCACCCCGGGCTACGCGTTGCGCAGCGCGTAAAAACAACGCTACACTGGCCGTGGTGCATAGCAGCACAAAGCCAAGCATAGGAATCCACAATGGCGCCTCGGCACTACCTTGGCGGGCTAAGATGTGGGGATAACGCACCGCCTTGTCGGCCAGCCAGAGCGCTATGGTCAAGCCCAGGACACCAAACAATAACGCGGCGCCTTGTAGCAGACGTACCTGTCGGCGGATTTCAGGCGAAAGCATCGACCGTTTCGGCTAAACGTACGGGAATGCCGGCCCGGTGGAGGTAAAGCTTGGCCTCTTGGATGGTATACTTGCGAAAGTGAAAGATCGAAGCGGCCAGCACAGCATCGGCTTGGCCTTCGATAAAAGCCTGGCGCAGGTGTTCCAGCGTGCCAGCACCTCCTGAAGCGATAACCGGAATGGATACGGCGTTGCTGATAGCACGAAGCAATTCCAGGTCGTAGCCGTCCTGGGTCCCATCCCGATCCATCGAGGTAACGAGCAGCTCTCCGGCACCGCGTGCTTCAGCTTCCTGTGCCCAAGCGACAGCATCCAGGCCTGTAGGACGGCGTCCTCCGTGCGTGTAGACTTCCCAGCGGGGCGGATGGTCGGCCACACGCCGGGCATCGATGGCTACCACAATGCACTGGCTACCAAAGGCCTTGGCGCCGGCTGTGATCAGTTCTGGATTACGAATGGCGGCCGAGTTGATCGATACCTTATCGGCTCCTGCCTCGAGCATGGCGTGCAGGTCTTCGAGCGTGCGCAGCCCACCACCCACCGTAAGCGGAATGAACACCTGGTCAGCTGTGCGACGCACCACTTCGTGCAGGATCGCCCGGTTTTCGTGGGTGGCCGTGATGTCCAAAAACACGAGCTCGTCGGCGCCGGCGGCATCGTAAAAGCGGGCTTGCTCGACGGGATCGCCGGCATCAACCAGGTCAACAAACTGCACTCCTTTGACCACGCGGCCGTGGTCGACGTCCAGGCAAGGAATAATGCGGCGTGCTAGCGGCATAGGGTTTAGGGCAGCGTCACATCTCGTTTAAGCGGGGCCGTGGAGAAGCGCGTCAGGTCGACCTCATCTTTATGGTGCCAGCACCAGAACTGCTGGCAGGGGAAGCGATTTTCATAAAGCGCGCGGCCGATAATGACTGAGTCAACCCGATAGGGTTCCAGTTCCTGCAGGCGCATCAGGTCGCGGTAGCCGCTTACGCCTCCAGAAGCGGTGATGCGGGCTTTTTGGAGCCGCCTTCCTAATGCACGGTACATTTCAATGTTGGGGCCTTCGAGCGTACCATCGCGGCTGATATCGGTGTAGACAAAGCGGCGCACGCCACGCTGCTCCATGTCTAGGGCCAGGGCGATGGCATCAACGCCGCTGCCCGATGTCCAACCTTCAATGCGCACCTCCCCATCCCGGGCGTCGATACCCACAACAATGCGGCTACAGCCATAGCGGGCCAAGGCTTCGGAAATGAGATCGGGCTCGCGTACCGCCGCCGTACCTAGTACAACACGGTAGACACCTTGCGCTAAGAGCGCTTCAATGTCTTCCAGCGTTCGGATGCCCCCGCCCACCTGCACCGGAATGTCCAGTGCCTGGCAAATGGCGCCGATCACCTCCCGGTTATGGCCTTGGTTGCGGGCAGCATCCAGGTCGACCACGTGCAGTACCCGAGCATTTTGCACCCGCCAAAGCCGGGCCATCTTGACCGGATCGTCGAAGTAGACCGTCTCCCGCTCATAGGATCCCTGGTACAGACGTACGCAGCGTCCTCCACGCAGATCGATGGCAGGGATCACCAGCAGCATCGCATAAAAAATTCGTTTCGGTAGGCTTTTGTAAACTCTAAAGCGGTTCTAGAACAATAGATCCGCAAAATTCTTTAGGATGCGAAGACCATATTGCTGGCTTTTTTCAGGGTGAAACTGCACACCGAAGATGCGATCGCGTCCCACAATTGCGGGAAACGGTATGCCATAGGTGCTGCTGGCCAGCACATCCTCTGGACGGGTAGCAGCAGCATAGTAGGAATGCACAAAATAAAAAAATGCCCCCTCTGGGATCCCATCAAGCAACCCTCCAACCTGGTGGCGCGTGATGGTATTCCAGCCCATATGCGGGATTTTCAGGCGCTGGCCATCGGGTGTGGTTTCGGGAAAGCGGATGACCCGACCCGGTAGCAGGCCCAGCCCTCGGTGGCGGCCGTGCTCTTCGCTTTCCTCGAAAAGCAGCTGCAGCCCAGCACACACCCCCAGGAGCGGTGTGCCGCGGTCGACTGCCTCCAAGATAGCCTGCTCTAGTCCACGGCGACGAATCTCTGCTATGCACGCACCAAAGGCACCAACGCCTGGAAGCACCAGCCGCGTTGCCTGCCGCACCCGTTCTGGATCGTCGGTGCGGAGCACCTCGACGCCCACGGCCTGGAATGCCTTCTCCAGCGAACGTAGGTTGCCTATGCCGTAGTCAATAATGGTGACCATGCGGTCAGTCGTGGTTGCTGAGCTGGCTCAGTTCCTGGGAACGTCGGGTAGCAGTAGCTACCGCGTTGATAAGCATGGTGCGCAGGCCATGGGCTTCTAGCTCGGCCACGGCCGCAATAGCAGTGCCTCCCGGTGTGGTCACTTCATCGCGCAAAATGGCCGGATGACGCCCCGTTTCCAGCACCAACTTTGCTGCTCCGTAGACGGTCTGCGCAGCCAAGCGGAAGGCAATCGGACGTGGCAAGCCTTGCTTAACACCAGCATCTGTTAGGGCCTCGATAAACATAAACACGTAAGCTGGTCCACTCCCCGAAAGACCTGTGACGGCATCCATCAGGTATTCGGGCACAGTCTCTACTTTGCCAACGGCTTCAAAAATTTGGCGGCACAGCTCTACATGCTCCGCTCGGGCATGCGCGCCGGCAGCCAAGGCTGTAGCCCCTTCATCAACCAGCGCAGGGGTGTTTGGCATAGCGCGGACTACAGGCAGCGGCCTGCCAAACAAGCGCTCAATGGAGCTGGTTGTCAAACCGGCAAGTACCGAAAGAATTAAAGCCTCGGGAAGCACTTGCGCCCGGATTTCTTCAATCACCTCGCGGGCGTTTTGCGGCTTAACAGCCAGCACAATCAAGGTAGCTTCCCTTACAGCCTGCAGGTTGCTTGTGGTCGTCTGAATACCAGGAAATTCAGCCTGCAGCGCCTCTAGCGCTGAGGGATTGCGGCGCGTAGCACGAATTTGCTCAGGGGCCAGTTCATGGCCGCGTAACAATCCGCCAATGAGCGCCCGGCCAATATTTCCTGCTCCGATGATGGCAATGGTTTGATGAGTCAATAGGGCAGCAGCGGTCATAGCACGCCTTTGGTCGAAAGCACTGGGCCATAGCGCGCGTCGCGCGCTACAGCTTCGCGCAACGCCCGCGCTACGGCTTTGAAGATGGCTTCTACTTGATGATGGGTGTTTTCTCCGTAAAGCACGCTAATATGGAGGTTGCAGCGTGCGTGTTCCGCAAACGAGTACCAAAAATGCCGCACCAGTTCAGTGGGCAAATCCCCAACGGTAGGACGCGCAAATTGGGCGTCAAAGACCAGGTAAAAGCGCCCTGAAAGGTCAACGACGGCCCGAGCTAGCGCCTCGTCCATAGGCACATAGGCCATACCGTAGCGAGCAATGTAGGCCTTGTCCCCCAGGGCTTCAGTAAAGGCTTGACCTAGGGTGATGGCTACGTCTTCGACCGAATGATGCTCATCAACATGCCGGTCGCCTTGGCAGTGGACCACAAGGTCAAAGCTACCATGACGTGCCCAAAGCGCCAGCATGTGATCCAGGAACCCAATGCCCGTCTTACAGTCAGACCGGCCCGTGCCATCTAAAGTCAAGACGACCTCGACATCCGTCTCGCCTGTAGTGCGATGGCGGGAGGCTGATCGGGGGGTAAACGTGGGGATTGTAGCCATCGAACCGATTACGCTAGCTAAGCGTTTGCGCTACCCACAGCATGCAGATAGCTGCGCAAATTTCTGAAACCTGGCAAGCGAATGCTAGCCACTTGCACCAAAATCCTGCGATTTTCTTAAACCGTTTTGGTCTTTTATGGAAGCAACGCGCTTTGAACGCATTCTGGTTACTGCAGCTTTGCCGTATGCCAATGGCCCAATTCACATTGGGCATCTTGCTGGGGCCTATTTGCCGGCAGATCTATACTGTCGCTACCAGCGTCTGAAAGGCCGGGATGTACTGTTTATCTGCGGTTCCGATGAGCTGGGCGTGGCCATTTTGATGCGCGCTCTTGAAGAAGGTACGACACCGCAAGCGATTGTGGACCGCTACCACCCGATGATTCGGGAGAGCTTTGCCCGCTTTGGGATCAGCTTTGATTACTACGGCCGCACCACTTCGCCGGTGCATTTTGAGACCAGCCAGGACTTCTTCCGTCGTTTGGATGCACAAGGCTTCTTTAAGCTGAAGACCGAAAAGCAGCTCTACGATCCCGAAGCCGGGCTGTTTTTGGCTGACCGCTTCGTGCGCGGCACGTGCCCGGTATGCGGCTATGAAGAGGCCTATGGAGACCAGTGTGAGCGCTGCGGTACTTCGCTGAGCCCCACCGATCTCATTAATCCACGCAGCGTGCTCTCTAAAGCGACTCCTGAACTGCGCGAAACCACCCATTGGTATTTGCCGCTGGGCGACTGGCAAGAACGCCTAGAAGCATGGATCGCGACGCACCCGGAATGGAAACCTAACGTGCTGGGACAAGTCCGCAGCTGGCTCCAACAAGGGCTGCGCGACCGCGCCGTCACGCGCGACATTCCTTGGGGCGTGCCTGTGCCGGAAGACGTAGCCCGTCGACATGGCGTGTCTGCCGAGGGCAAAGTGCTCTACGTGTGGTTCGATGCCCCCATAGGCTACATTTCTGCCACCCGCGAGTGGGCACAGCAGCAGGGCGATCCGGAAGCCTGGCGGCGCTACTGGCAGGATAAACGCACGCGCTTAATTCATTTCATTGGAAAAGACAACATTGTCTTTCACTGCCTGATGTTTCCTGCAATGCTCATGATGCATGGCGCGTTCGTGCTGCCCGACAACGTGCCCGCCAACGAGTTTCTCAACCTGGAGGGTAAAAAACTGTCTACCAGCCGTGGCTGGGCAGTCTGGCTGCACGAATATTTGGAAACATTCCCGCCCGATTTGCTGCGCTACGTCTTAACCACAATGCTGCCCGAGACGCGGGATGCGGACTTCAGCTGGAAAGAGTTTCAGCAGCGCGTCAATGCAGAACTGGCCGACATTTTGGGCAATTTCGTTTACCGCACGCTCACCTTTGCTCAGCGGTTTGCTGAGGGTAAAGTGCCTCCGCTACGCAACCCGCGGCCTGTCGATGCAGCCGTGCTCGCCGAACTGGCCTCCTATCCCGAACGAATCGGTACCGCCTACGAGCAGTTCCGTTTTCGTGAAGCCGTTCAGGAGACCATGAACTTGGCTCGGCTTGGCAATAAGTACTTTAACGACACCGAACCTTGGCATACGCGGAAAACCGACCCCCAAGCCTGTGCCAATACAATCCATATCTCGTTGCAGCTTTGCGCAGCCCTTAGCATTCTGCTCGAGCCGGTCTTGCCCTTTGCAGCAGCCCGCCTGCGTCAAATGTTGCGCCTAGAAGGCGTACGCGCTAGCACCCCCGAACGCACTACGGGCACACTTGGATGGGACGATGCCGCACGTCCTTTGCTCGCTGAAGGCCACGTTCTTGGCAATCCTGAAATTCTGTTTTCTAAGATCGAAGATGACATCATCAACCAGCAAATTGCCCACCTGGAGCAGCGAGCAAAACAAACCCCTTCCCAAACCAATGCAACCCCTTATGCGCCGCTGAAACCGGAAATCCTCTATAGCGATTTTGACCGGCTAGACCTAAGGGTTGGGATAGTGCAAAAAGCAGAGCGCGTACCTAAATCACAAAAGCTGCTTCGCTTAGAGGTTGACCTGGGGTTTGAAAAACGGCAAATTCTGGCTGGTGTGGCTGAACAGTGGGCACCAGAGGCCCTAGAAGGACGACGTGTGGTGGTGGTAGCCAACCTGCAGCCTCGACGGCTCATGGGACTTGAAAGCCAGGGGATGCTGCTTATGGCTGAGGATCGTGAAGGCCGTCTGGTGCCGGTTACAGCCGAAAGCGAACCCGGTGCTGTGGTGCGTTGAGTCTTGGGGAGGCGCAACGACGGATTGGGGAAGGGACTGAACAAAAGCCAACGTATCAGAGAGACAGCAGTAAAGCTAAAGAAGAGAGAAAAACCTAAAAGGGCCCGCACTTGCAGGCCCTTTTAGGTTTGCGTTAACCTCTCTTAGCCAAGATGAAGCAACGCTAGCACGGTTGCTGCCAGCCCCGCCCGTGCGTTGCCTTGCAGCGAATTGCTGATGGTGCTTTCAGCGCTGCTGTAGAAAGCTAAAGAAGCTTCCGCAACGGCTGTAGCCGAGCTGGCTAGCGAAAGCGCCGTCTGCAAGGCGTTTTTAGCCGCGCTTAAAGAAGCTTTGAGGTTAGCCATAGCCTGGCTGCTAAGGCCTAGCGTAGCAGCCAGTGCAGCTTCTACGGTCGCAATATATTGGGCACGGGCTTGCTCCATGGCCGTTGTGCTGCTTGCGGCCCGCAAGGAAGCAAACCAATCTGCTCGTGCCTGCACAAGGGAATCCATGCGGGACTGAGCCACACCCTCGGCCCGGAAAGCGGCCTCAACAGCAGCTGTAGTGGCCAGGGCGCTCAGAATTTCTGCCTGCTTGCGTAGGGCAATGCGTGCCGTCTGACTACCCCCAGCTACCAAACGCGTAGCAGCCAAGCGTGCCGTTTGCAGCAGCTTTGCCCGAGCTTCAGCCGAAAGTCCTGCCTCGGTGTAAGCTTCCAAAAAAGCAGCCTCGAAGCTAGCTATGGCGTTGCTTTCGGCTTGTGCACTGGTGGCCGTATGCAACGCAGCCTGGAGGGCTGCCCAAGCCGAAAGTTGCCGCTGACGTGCTTGCGCTAACGCCTGAGCCGAAGCTCCTGCCCGGCTTACAAATGCAGCTTCAGCACGAGCGATTTGCTGCAAGGTAGTGGCAAGCTGCGCTGTGGTAAGGCCACCTGCCTGCAATTCGGCCGCTACCGAGCTAGTTATATAAGCGGCCACCAGTGCCGGCGAGGCGTCGCCCGCATCTTCCTGGCCGTTGTCATCCTGATTGCGTACCGTAACATAAACCTCCGCTTCCGCTTTGGATTCGGCCGTCATAGGCATCGCACGCACCGTGCCACCGCTACCTACATGCACATAGACCAGCACCGCTGAGCGAAAGCTGCCTTTTTCAGCCCGCAGCATCAGCAGATCACCGCTTCGTGCTGCAACATTTAAAGCAAAGGCTCCAGTAGCGTCGCTCTGGACTTGCCCTTCCAGCGGTTGTAACGTACCATTGCCCTGGAGACGGGCAGCTGTAACCACGGCTCCCTCAATAGCAGCCTGGACGGCTGCTACTCCTTGCTTGCCCGCCCCACCAGTCTCACCATAGCCCTGAGCATCGGTGACGCGCCCTTCTAAACGAACCGTTGCCACGTCGCCTCCGCTGTCACATCCCATCAGCCCCAGTCCTAAAGCGAATAAGGCTATTCCAAATAGCTGTGCTACCTTCATCAGTCTCTCCGCTTGGTTACCTTTCAACAGACACCCTTCAGTACCCCGAAAATCATGCCATCTGCCAATTTCCTAGTGAAACAGCCTAACGTTGCTCGAATGATGTGCATATCTCGAAGCGAATGTGCAAAGAGTGCACTATAACCAAACGAGGCACACTTTCCAGTAAGCCGGAGTAGGTAGCCTGCAGGAATCTTCACAAAACTGTAAACCCTTTGTGGTGGGGAGGGCCTTGCATTTTAGGAATTAAAGCGTTTCTTTTGTGAAACCGCTGTCGCTAGTATGAAAGAATCTGTCCGTTTGTTCGTGCAAATGGGGGTGATAGTGATGGTGGGGATTCCTATAGTTGCCTATTTATGGGAAACGCTAAACCAGTTGTTGTCGCTGCATGTGCAGCCGACGCGTTTGTGGATTTCGTTGCCCTTACTGGTTGTGCTGTGGGTTTGGTTGCGTTGGCTTTCCCGACGTGCGCAGGATGGGATGAAAACGAGCCCGTAACTCTGCTAACCTAAGCTGTTGAACTGCTATGGCCGAAGCAAGACCTGTCCAGCAGCCTGCTCCGC contains:
- the proC gene encoding pyrroline-5-carboxylate reductase — its product is MTAAALLTHQTIAIIGAGNIGRALIGGLLRGHELAPEQIRATRRNPSALEALQAEFPGIQTTTSNLQAVREATLIVLAVKPQNAREVIEEIRAQVLPEALILSVLAGLTTSSIERLFGRPLPVVRAMPNTPALVDEGATALAAGAHARAEHVELCRQIFEAVGKVETVPEYLMDAVTGLSGSGPAYVFMFIEALTDAGVKQGLPRPIAFRLAAQTVYGAAKLVLETGRHPAILRDEVTTPGGTAIAAVAELEAHGLRTMLINAVATATRRSQELSQLSNHD
- a CDS encoding ABC transporter permease, with the protein product MLSPEIRRQVRLLQGAALLFGVLGLTIALWLADKAVRYPHILARQGSAEAPLWIPMLGFVLLCTTASVALFLRAAQRVARGEDLHRHRPHPDTLNQE
- the hisH gene encoding imidazole glycerol phosphate synthase subunit HisH; the protein is MVTIIDYGIGNLRSLEKAFQAVGVEVLRTDDPERVRQATRLVLPGVGAFGACIAEIRRRGLEQAILEAVDRGTPLLGVCAGLQLLFEESEEHGRHRGLGLLPGRVIRFPETTPDGQRLKIPHMGWNTITRHQVGGLLDGIPEGAFFYFVHSYYAAATRPEDVLASSTYGIPFPAIVGRDRIFGVQFHPEKSQQYGLRILKNFADLLF
- the hisF gene encoding imidazole glycerol phosphate synthase subunit HisF, yielding MPLARRIIPCLDVDHGRVVKGVQFVDLVDAGDPVEQARFYDAAGADELVFLDITATHENRAILHEVVRRTADQVFIPLTVGGGLRTLEDLHAMLEAGADKVSINSAAIRNPELITAGAKAFGSQCIVVAIDARRVADHPPRWEVYTHGGRRPTGLDAVAWAQEAEARGAGELLVTSMDRDGTQDGYDLELLRAISNAVSIPVIASGGAGTLEHLRQAFIEGQADAVLAASIFHFRKYTIQEAKLYLHRAGIPVRLAETVDAFA
- the metG gene encoding methionine--tRNA ligase; the protein is MEATRFERILVTAALPYANGPIHIGHLAGAYLPADLYCRYQRLKGRDVLFICGSDELGVAILMRALEEGTTPQAIVDRYHPMIRESFARFGISFDYYGRTTSPVHFETSQDFFRRLDAQGFFKLKTEKQLYDPEAGLFLADRFVRGTCPVCGYEEAYGDQCERCGTSLSPTDLINPRSVLSKATPELRETTHWYLPLGDWQERLEAWIATHPEWKPNVLGQVRSWLQQGLRDRAVTRDIPWGVPVPEDVARRHGVSAEGKVLYVWFDAPIGYISATREWAQQQGDPEAWRRYWQDKRTRLIHFIGKDNIVFHCLMFPAMLMMHGAFVLPDNVPANEFLNLEGKKLSTSRGWAVWLHEYLETFPPDLLRYVLTTMLPETRDADFSWKEFQQRVNAELADILGNFVYRTLTFAQRFAEGKVPPLRNPRPVDAAVLAELASYPERIGTAYEQFRFREAVQETMNLARLGNKYFNDTEPWHTRKTDPQACANTIHISLQLCAALSILLEPVLPFAAARLRQMLRLEGVRASTPERTTGTLGWDDAARPLLAEGHVLGNPEILFSKIEDDIINQQIAHLEQRAKQTPSQTNATPYAPLKPEILYSDFDRLDLRVGIVQKAERVPKSQKLLRLEVDLGFEKRQILAGVAEQWAPEALEGRRVVVVANLQPRRLMGLESQGMLLMAEDREGRLVPVTAESEPGAVVR
- the hisB gene encoding imidazoleglycerol-phosphate dehydratase HisB, with translation MATIPTFTPRSASRHRTTGETDVEVVLTLDGTGRSDCKTGIGFLDHMLALWARHGSFDLVVHCQGDRHVDEHHSVEDVAITLGQAFTEALGDKAYIARYGMAYVPMDEALARAVVDLSGRFYLVFDAQFARPTVGDLPTELVRHFWYSFAEHARCNLHISVLYGENTHHQVEAIFKAVARALREAVARDARYGPVLSTKGVL
- the hisA gene encoding 1-(5-phosphoribosyl)-5-[(5-phosphoribosylamino)methylideneamino]imidazole-4-carboxamide isomerase gives rise to the protein MLLVIPAIDLRGGRCVRLYQGSYERETVYFDDPVKMARLWRVQNARVLHVVDLDAARNQGHNREVIGAICQALDIPVQVGGGIRTLEDIEALLAQGVYRVVLGTAAVREPDLISEALARYGCSRIVVGIDARDGEVRIEGWTSGSGVDAIALALDMEQRGVRRFVYTDISRDGTLEGPNIEMYRALGRRLQKARITASGGVSGYRDLMRLQELEPYRVDSVIIGRALYENRFPCQQFWCWHHKDEVDLTRFSTAPLKRDVTLP
- the rlmB gene encoding 23S rRNA (guanosine(2251)-2'-O)-methyltransferase RlmB: MREEIDRLVGRNPVREALEQAETRVEKVLLQEGAGGPAIEAIRRAAAARGIPVQTVPKARLDRLVPGATHQGVVALIAPVAYWDLEDLLATVAPSPELVTAHRPLLLALDQIEDPHNYGAILRTAVAAGVSGVIVPRHHMAPLSAVAVKASAGAALRLPIARVTNLAEALESLKSYGFWIAGASPQGQITLWEMDWHRPLVLVLGNEGRGLRPRVAQTCDVLVSIPLRGPVASLNVSVAAGILLFAAIRERP
- a CDS encoding LolA family protein → MFRYNSFRYRHNRGLWVLFGLVLLYTLPLQAQSPARQVMERLRERYAQLKALQASFIQITQTPYANGGDTLKGTLLLSGDRYRIETPRQLLVTDGQTTWVYLPETRQVVMNRYVVDETAFSLHEFLVRYPERYNVEGGETVRYQGERHYRLRLRPRQRDAAVQEVTLWVRDRDLAITRLEVRDVNETHLTFMLTDIRFNPVVPNDAFTFHPPSGVEIVDLRE
- a CDS encoding lysylphosphatidylglycerol synthase transmembrane domain-containing protein, producing MSRLSTAYRAWLFRLGSFALAGILLYLALRGVALAQIWNELKTAQYGLLLPLVGLMVLTLVLRAWRWRLLLNALSDSKHPSSIRLGEAFAALMIGYMVNYAAPRLGELARAAVLRQRSGMRLSSTLGTVAGERLLDIATLLVALFSVGILLLERWGIVYRLFIAPVFSQWHLAVLLAIGLGLCFLILRYLWQQHREKRWVGRIKIFLEAFTQGLLTLNRTGRPAALLLSTLAMWICYIPMAYLPLIMLHLAGPYQLTLWDAWVLVVLGAVGVALPVPGGLGSYHYITVQTLVHVFGVPQGPAVTYAVLAHGAQMVIYTVIGFGCLLLQGTGWRAMVELEAFSKSTQSPSNTH
- the thpR gene encoding RNA 2',3'-cyclic phosphodiesterase, with product MGSLRLFIALEVPEAHRHRLYTLRDPSWKARWATPEQFHLTLRFLGQVEEKVLPALEHTLADIRLPAFWLHIRGLVVFPSPTRPRVLAAAVDPAAPLRTLQAEIERRVVDLGFAPEPKPFHPHITLARLKQVAPTRVRLFLERYQNFSLEPFSVAHFTLFESHLHPQGARYVSLQQFPLQA
- a CDS encoding putative molybdenum carrier protein translates to MLRIEKVVSGGQTGVDRAALDAARSAGVPVGGWCPKGRWAEDGVIPPHYPLQETPLPDPSQRTAWNVRDSEATLILHPGGPLRGGTAQTEREARQQGKPVLVLALDRPVEQLVSDIRQWLEAHRVRVLNVAGPRESQAPGIYQRAYEVLTALFHS